Proteins encoded in a region of the Limanda limanda chromosome 17, fLimLim1.1, whole genome shotgun sequence genome:
- the lfng gene encoding beta-1,3-N-acetylglucosaminyltransferase lunatic fringe, which produces MLKSNAKKAAVTAAGAASLALLVLVLTVQLRRVHVVDQVTLTEEPAHAPERTGFSAYFSTLTRGRREAEAARPGRAAGFAPPPPPPPPAEDITAADVFLAVKTTKKFHRSRLSLLLDTWISRNKPQTYIFTDGEDEELKKQMGSHAVNTNCSAAHSRQALSCKMAVEYDKFIESGKKWFCHVDDDNYVNVRTLVKQLSQYPHTQDMYLGKPSLDRPIEATERLGDNKMKPVNFWFATGGAGFCVSRGLALKMSPWASGGHFMNTAEKIRLPDDCTVGYIIESVLGVPLTRSNLFHSHLENLQLVSRSEIHKQITLSYGMFENKSNIINLKGVFSVEEDPSRFKSVHCLLYPDTPWCPPQVAY; this is translated from the exons atgctgAAGAGCAACGCGAAGAAGGCGGCGGTCACCGCGGCCGGAGCAGCCTCCCTGGCGCTGCTCGTGCTCGTGCTCACCGTGCAGCTGCGGCGCGTGCACGTGGTGGACCAGGTGACGCTCACGGAGGAGCCCGCGCACGCGCCCGAGCGGACGGGCTTCTCCGCGTACTTCAGCACGCTGACGCGCGGCCGCAGGGAGGCGGAGGCGGCGAGGCCCGGGCGCGCCGCCGGCTTCGCGCccccgccgccgcccccccccccggccgagGACATCACCGCCGCGGACGTGTTCCTCGCGGTGAAGACCACCAAGAAGTTCCACCGCTCCAGACTGAGCCTGCTGCTGGACACGTGGATCTCCAGGAACAAGCCGCAG ACGTACATCTTCACAGACGGAGAAGACGAGGAGCTAAAAAAGCAAATGG GGAGTCATGCAGTCAACACCAACTGCTCCGCGGCTCACAGCCGACAAGCTCTGTCTTGCAAGATGGCGGTGGAATATGATAAGTTCATAGAGTCCGGGAAGAA gtggttctGTCACGTCGATGACGACAACTACGTGAATGTTCGGACTCTTGTGAAGCAGCTGTCCCAGTACCCCCACACCCAGGACATGTACCTCGGCAAACCCAGTCTGGACCGGCCCATCGAGGCCACGGAGAGGCTGGGCGACAACAAGATG AAACCAGTCAACTTCTGGTTTGCGACTGGAGGAGCCGGTTTCTGCGTGAGCCGGGGTCTGGCGCTGAAGATGAGCCCATGGGCCAG TGGTGGGCACTTCATGAACACAGCGGAGAAAATCCGTCTGCCCGACGACTGCACCGTGGGCTACATCATCGAGTCGGTTCTCGGGGTTCCGCTCACCCGCAGCAACCTGTTCCACTCGCACCTGGAGAACCTGCAACTGGTGTCACGCTCTGAGATTCACAAACAG ATCACCCTCAGTTATGGGATGTTTGAAAACAAGAGCAATATTATCAATTTGAAAGGGGTGTTTTCTGTGGAGGAGGATCCATCGAG GTTCAAGTCTGTGCACTGTCTCCTGTACCCAGACACCCCGTGGTGTCCTCCTCAGGTTGCCTATTAG